A single region of the Eleginops maclovinus isolate JMC-PN-2008 ecotype Puerto Natales chromosome 16, JC_Emac_rtc_rv5, whole genome shotgun sequence genome encodes:
- the si:dkey-204f11.64 gene encoding guanine nucleotide-binding protein G(I)/G(S)/G(O) subunit gamma-5: MSSISAPHSSLVLAQKAVKQLRLEASVRRIKVSQAAAELKTFCLQNAHKDPLLTGVPSSDNPFRPPKSCILL; this comes from the exons ATGTCGAGCATCAGCGCCCCTCACAGCAGCTTGGTCCTCGCCCAGAAGGCCGTGAAGCAGCTTCGTCTGGAGGCCAGCGTGCGTCGGATCAAG GTTTCTCAGGCAGCTGCAGAACTGAAGACCTTCTGCCTGCAGAACGCCCACAAAGACCCCCTCCTCACCGGGGTGCCCTCCAGTGATAACCCCTTCAGGCCCCCCAAATCATGCATCCTCCTCTGA